The DNA sequence GTGGGTCTGTTCACTGGTAAAAGAAGCGGTGAAGCGGCACGGAAAACCGGAGATCGTTAATTCCGATCAAGGCAGCCAGTTTACCTGCCGGGAATGGATATCGCTTCTTCCGCAGCTGGGCATCAAGATCAGCATGGACGGCAAAGGAAGAGCGATTGACAACGTGTTCATTGAGCGGCTGTGGCGTACGGTAAAGTACGAATACGTGTACCTGAACCCGGCGCTGGACGGATGGGAACTGGAACAAGGACTTCGTGCCTTTTTCCACCGTTATAACTTTTATAAATCCCATCAAGGGATCGGACGAAGAAAACCAGCCAGTTTGTACCTGACGGGCAAAGCAGCATGAGAGTTATCCACAAATGGGAGATCATGGGCAAAAAAGAGAAAAGAACCAAAAGAGAAAAAAGGCGTGGATTTGTGGAAAACTCTCCGAGTTTACCACAACCCCACACCGCTACAACAACAAATGACTATAAATTCAATTAAGATTTAGAGAAATTGGTCCTGAAAATGGGGAGTATCTCAAAACTATCTCCAAAAACAAAAACAATCCTGCACCAGATCGATAGTAAAACGAAGCTGGGTGACCTGCGAAAAATGGCAAAGGATATTAAAAAGGATCACCAGCTCGCTCTGGAATTATGGTCAACGGGAGCGTTTTTTCCAAGGCTATTGCCAATCTTAATTATGGACACTAAATTACTGTCCGAAGCGTTGCTGGCCAGCCTTGACAAGGATATGCAGGCGCACATCTTTGATAATCGAAACCAATTAATGGATTGGCTGATGACCAATCAGCTTACCAAATCCAAAAGCACCATTGCGCTGATCGAATCGTGGGAAAATAGTTCATCCGCACTTCAAAGGCGGGTTTATTGGTATTATCAGGGGCGACTGAGATGGACGGGCCAGACACCGCCCGACAATACTGCGGAACTGCTTTCTAAAATAGAATCAAAAATAATTGATGAAGAACCGGAAGTTCAATGGGCCATGAACTTCACGGCAGGGTGGCTCGGTGTTTTTGATAAAAAATACCGTAGACGCTGTGTTGATCTCGGGGAAGAAACAGGGCTTTACAAAGATGAAGTCGTATCAAAAGGGTGTACACCCAATTATTTGCCGGCGTTCATTTCGATCGAAGCCGGTAAGCGAAACTTGTAACCTCCATTAAAATCCGAAATCCTGCACAGGCTTTTTGAACAGCGGTTAGATGTTCATATCAGCCACGGGATGCTTTACAAACACTAAGGCAAGATACAAAACAAGGCGTCAGGACACCCGAATACAGATTCCCTATAGCAATAAAGCGCTGACTTTAAATGCTTTAGTTTTTGCTCTCAGTATTTGTGCGGAAGTCAGGAAAAAGGAGAGTGCCGCAAGCATATGTTGCGGTATTAGTCGTTTAGCAGTACGACATAAGATGGTTGTCCTTCATTGGACCTTTCTACAATTCGCAGATGTGTACATTCCTCTTTATCGAAAGAAGAAATAAGTGAAAAATCAAGCCTTCTATCTAACAAGCTGTAAAAGACAATTGCATTTTCTTCGATAAATAGCGCTCCTACTTTATGATCCGTAATGGAAACCCCTTTTAGTTTGCCTGTCACTTTATTGACATTGGACAAATTAAGGGAACTGATCTTATCCATGGGGGTGAAAGGCGGTATGATCAGTACCGAATCCCAATCTGCTTCAGGCAAAAGGTCACAAAAGTCAAAACCAGAAATATCCAGCGAATCCGAAATTATCTCCGACCATCTTTGAGCAATTTTCTCATTTAGCTCATAATATTCGGCTCCCTGTTTATGCGTGCATGAAGAAACCGCTATAACAAGGAAGAAAAGTGCTGTTAATCGGATAATCATCTAAACAATCGCATATAATTATAAGTCGAAGACCATACGTACTTTGAAAGCTTCCCGAGGCGAGTGAAACGAAGCCCCTCCCGCCACTAAAACTGGCAGTGATCTTGCCCGAGTGGCGGAGGGGATTTCGCGTGCCTGTGTGAGCGGCTTTTGATTTTTGAGGGGAATTGCGCAGCAATTCGGACCCCAAAAATCAGCTAAGCGAACGCAGGCACGCGAAATCCCCGGCCCCCAGGGAAAGATCACTGCGGTAATTTGAGCAACTGAAACTCCGCACACTGGAACAATCCCGCGCCTTCATTGGCAGTAATATTCAGCCGGTAAAACTTGTACGCGTCATGATTGTCGAAGATATAGGTCACGGTCTGGTAACGGTCTTCAAAATTTTGATCCACCTGGTTATCCAGTTCGGTCCAGTTCTGTCCGTCGTTAGAGCCTTGCAGGTTCCAGTTCTTGGGGTCCCGGCTATAATCGTCGTTGGCCGAGGTCAGCGTATAGGCGCCGGCAACTACCGGGTCGATGTATTCTATCTGCACCCACAGATCGCCGTTATAACCGCCCTGCAGGAATTTGGTTTCGGGGTTTCCGTCAATGAGTTTCAACGAACCTTCTGCATGTTCCGGCCCGCCGTCATGATCCCTGGATACGCTGTACCGGCCGCCCAGGGTAATGTCCTGCACGATTCCGATATCGCAGATCAGGCGGTTGGCGATGGCAACGGAACCTTTGGGAGTTACTGCCCTCAGGGAGGCATTATAAAATTGTCCGGGATCGAGCGAGATCTCGGGAGACATTTCCGTGGAAGTTTCGCCATTCCCGAAATCCCAGAAAAGGGAATCGGTTTCAATGTCGGCCACCAGGTCAAATTTTAGTTTGCCTCCGGCTACGGGTGTGGCGGTGAAGTTCACGACCGAATCCGCGTTAATATCGATCACCAGTTCCTTTTCGGCCCAGTAATCATCTTCGTTGGTGGTCCTTAATACGACGTTGTATATGCCGGAAAAAACGAAGGTATGAGTTGGGTTCTCTTCCGCCGAAACACTGTCGTCCCCGAACTCCCAGCGGATTTCCTTGTAATTGGTGGAATTGCTGGAAAAAGAATAGGTAAAGGGATCATTGGGATCTACCTGCTCAAAAGCAAAATCGGCAGTAGGCTTCGGCGCCTCCGGTTTTTCGGGCACTACTTCATCCTCTTTGCAGGAAATCATGCCGGCCAGCAGCAGTAAAAGAGGAAATATAATTAGCTTCTTCATAATTTAACGCTTAAGGATCTTGAAATTCTGTTCTTTCCAATCAGGTCTAGGGCACTCTTATCAGCCTCCATTCGGCCAGCTGGAATAAGCTGGAACCATTGTTAGCTGTGATATCTATCCGATAATATTTATAAGCGGTGGAGTTATCAAAATCAAAACGCCTGGTCTGGAAACGCTCGGAAAAGGTTTCACCGCTGCGGCTATCCAGCTGAGTCCATGTGGTCCCGTCATTGGAACCCTGTAATTTCCAGTCTTTCGGATCCCTGGTGTCCGCATCGTTTGCCGAAGTAAGCGTATAGGCGCGTACAATTACCGGTTCTGCATACTCCAGCTTCATCCAAAGGTCATTGCTGTATTCGTTGAGGAATTTAGTATCTGAATTCCC is a window from the Anseongella ginsenosidimutans genome containing:
- a CDS encoding PKD domain-containing protein; amino-acid sequence: MKKLIIFPLLLLLAGMISCKEDEVVPEKPEAPKPTADFAFEQVDPNDPFTYSFSSNSTNYKEIRWEFGDDSVSAEENPTHTFVFSGIYNVVLRTTNEDDYWAEKELVIDINADSVVNFTATPVAGGKLKFDLVADIETDSLFWDFGNGETSTEMSPEISLDPGQFYNASLRAVTPKGSVAIANRLICDIGIVQDITLGGRYSVSRDHDGGPEHAEGSLKLIDGNPETKFLQGGYNGDLWVQIEYIDPVVAGAYTLTSANDDYSRDPKNWNLQGSNDGQNWTELDNQVDQNFEDRYQTVTYIFDNHDAYKFYRLNITANEGAGLFQCAEFQLLKLPQ
- a CDS encoding DNA alkylation repair protein, with translation MGSISKLSPKTKTILHQIDSKTKLGDLRKMAKDIKKDHQLALELWSTGAFFPRLLPILIMDTKLLSEALLASLDKDMQAHIFDNRNQLMDWLMTNQLTKSKSTIALIESWENSSSALQRRVYWYYQGRLRWTGQTPPDNTAELLSKIESKIIDEEPEVQWAMNFTAGWLGVFDKKYRRRCVDLGEETGLYKDEVVSKGCTPNYLPAFISIEAGKRNL